Proteins from a genomic interval of Nocardioidaceae bacterium:
- a CDS encoding DUF3107 domain-containing protein, with translation MEIKIGLQSAPRELYIDLETTPEELAKQLNDAAGLVPLVDARGRTLLVDSDKVAYVEFGAPTQGTVGFRS, from the coding sequence ATGGAGATCAAGATCGGCCTGCAGAGCGCGCCCCGCGAGCTCTACATCGACCTCGAGACGACCCCGGAGGAGCTGGCGAAGCAGCTCAACGACGCCGCCGGCCTGGTGCCGCTGGTCGATGCCCGTGGTCGCACGCTGCTCGTCGACAGCGACAAGGTCGCGTACGTCGAGTTCGGCGCCCCGACCCAGGGCACGGTCGGCTTCCGCTCCTGA
- the moeZ gene encoding adenylyltransferase/sulfurtransferase MoeZ — MSYPPLVEPAAQLSTDEVRRYSRHLIIPDVGMTGQKRLKNAKVLVIGAGGLGSPALMYLAAAGVGTLGVVEFDEVDESNLQRQIIHGQSDVGRPKAVSAKESVAEINPLIEVRVHEERLDNDNVFEIIEPYDLIVDGTDNFATRYLVNDACYFAGKPYVWGSIYRFDGQASVFWPHAPGGTAPCYRCLYPEPPPPGMVPSCAEGGVLGVLCAAIGSIQVNEAIKVITGIGEPAVGSLVVYDALELEWNKVRMRKDPNCALCGENPSVTELIDYEYFCGAVSDEAADAAAGSTISVKQLETMLGEREAGERDFVLVDVREQNEFEINRIPGSVLIPKGEFLNGNAFDQLPAIDSGTQVVLHCKSGVRSAEALNTVKQAGYDDAVHVGGGVVAWVDQVDPSQPSY; from the coding sequence GTGTCCTACCCCCCGCTCGTGGAGCCGGCCGCCCAGCTGAGCACCGACGAGGTCCGCCGCTACAGCCGGCACCTGATCATCCCCGACGTCGGCATGACCGGGCAGAAGCGCCTGAAGAACGCGAAGGTCCTGGTCATCGGAGCCGGTGGCCTGGGCAGCCCGGCACTGATGTACCTCGCCGCCGCCGGCGTCGGCACCCTCGGCGTCGTCGAGTTCGACGAGGTCGACGAGTCCAACCTGCAGCGGCAGATCATCCACGGGCAGTCCGACGTCGGCCGACCCAAGGCCGTCTCCGCGAAGGAGTCCGTGGCCGAGATCAACCCCCTGATCGAGGTCAGGGTGCACGAGGAGCGCCTCGACAACGACAACGTCTTCGAGATCATCGAGCCCTACGACCTCATCGTCGACGGCACCGACAACTTCGCCACGCGCTACCTCGTCAACGATGCCTGCTACTTCGCCGGCAAGCCGTACGTCTGGGGCTCGATCTACCGCTTCGACGGCCAGGCCTCGGTGTTCTGGCCGCACGCCCCGGGCGGCACGGCGCCGTGCTACCGGTGCCTGTACCCCGAGCCGCCCCCGCCCGGCATGGTGCCCAGCTGCGCCGAGGGCGGCGTGCTCGGCGTGCTCTGCGCGGCGATCGGCTCGATCCAGGTCAACGAGGCCATCAAGGTCATCACCGGCATCGGTGAGCCCGCCGTGGGCTCCCTGGTCGTCTACGACGCCCTGGAGCTGGAGTGGAACAAGGTCCGCATGCGCAAGGACCCGAACTGCGCTCTGTGCGGTGAGAACCCGTCGGTCACCGAGCTCATCGACTACGAGTACTTCTGCGGGGCCGTCAGCGACGAGGCGGCCGACGCCGCCGCCGGCTCCACGATCTCGGTGAAGCAGCTCGAGACGATGCTCGGTGAGCGCGAGGCCGGCGAGCGCGACTTCGTGCTGGTCGACGTGCGCGAGCAGAACGAGTTCGAGATCAACCGCATCCCGGGCTCGGTGCTGATCCCCAAGGGCGAGTTCCTCAACGGCAACGCCTTCGACCAGCTGCCCGCGATCGACTCGGGCACGCAGGTGGTGCTGCACTGCAAGTCCGGCGTCCGCTCCGCCGAGGCGCTCAACACCGTCAAGCAGGCCGGGTACGACGACGCCGTGCACGTCGGCGGCGGGGTCGTGGCATGGGTCGACCAGGTCGACCCGAGCCAGCCCTCGTACTGA
- a CDS encoding ParA family protein, with translation MTTTLAVANQKGGVAKTTSVASIGVALAELGHRVLLVDLDPQACLTFSLGIDPEDLELSVHHVLTKGLDPAEVLVTTEDAVDLLPATIELARAEADLLTRTGREHVIKSSLEDLTEYDWILLDCPPSLGVLTVAALTAADGVLVPLQCETLSHRGVGQLLDTVHDVRRFTNKKLEVWGVLPTLFDGRTTHSRTVLETISETYGLEVVEPPIPKSIRFAEAPAAGRSILATTRSHKGAEAYREVARNLVNRARRKA, from the coding sequence ATGACTACCACGCTCGCGGTCGCCAACCAGAAGGGCGGCGTCGCCAAGACCACCTCCGTGGCCTCGATCGGTGTGGCCCTCGCCGAGCTCGGGCACCGCGTGCTGCTCGTCGACCTCGACCCCCAGGCGTGCCTGACCTTCAGCCTCGGCATCGACCCCGAGGACCTCGAGCTGTCCGTGCACCACGTGCTCACCAAGGGCCTGGATCCGGCAGAGGTGCTGGTCACGACCGAGGACGCGGTCGACCTGCTGCCGGCGACCATCGAGCTCGCGCGCGCCGAGGCCGACCTGCTCACCCGCACCGGCCGCGAGCACGTCATCAAGTCCAGCCTCGAGGACCTCACCGAGTACGACTGGATCCTGCTGGACTGCCCGCCCTCGCTCGGCGTGCTGACCGTCGCCGCGCTGACCGCCGCCGACGGCGTCCTGGTGCCGCTGCAGTGCGAGACGCTCTCGCACCGTGGGGTGGGCCAGCTGCTCGACACCGTCCACGACGTACGCCGCTTCACGAACAAGAAGCTCGAGGTCTGGGGGGTCCTGCCGACCCTCTTCGACGGCCGCACCACCCACTCCCGCACCGTGCTCGAGACGATCTCGGAGACCTACGGCCTCGAGGTCGTCGAGCCCCCGATCCCGAAGTCGATCCGGTTCGCCGAGGCGCCCGCGGCCGGACGCTCGATCCTCGCCACGACGCGCTCGCACAAGGGCGCCGAGGCCTACCGCGAGGTCGCGAGGAACCTCGTCAACCGCGCCCGGCGCAAGGCCTGA
- a CDS encoding GlsB/YeaQ/YmgE family stress response membrane protein, producing MLYVYLLIVGTVIGLFGKFLAPSSRDNTPLWLTILCGIGGVVIANVIFEWQLPDSSDVWRWLMSIGIAAVLVVLASTITGRNTRKKTRA from the coding sequence ATGCTGTACGTCTACCTCCTCATCGTCGGCACCGTCATCGGGCTGTTCGGCAAGTTCCTGGCTCCGAGCAGCCGCGACAACACCCCGCTGTGGCTGACGATCCTGTGCGGCATCGGCGGTGTCGTGATCGCCAACGTCATCTTCGAGTGGCAGCTCCCCGACAGCTCCGACGTGTGGCGCTGGCTGATGTCCATCGGTATCGCCGCGGTGCTGGTCGTCCTGGCGAGCACGATCACTGGCCGCAACACTCGCAAGAAGACACGAGCCTGA
- a CDS encoding MGMT family protein: protein MAAVFDEAYVEAVLRCVEAVPRGRVTTYGAIGDVVGSGPRLVGRALAASGDGVPWWRVVRADGSLPPSHGPRAREAYAAEGTPVRPSGRVAVADAFWQPTPPRPPVVSAVDDEVGP, encoded by the coding sequence GTGGCGGCGGTCTTCGACGAGGCGTACGTGGAGGCCGTGCTGCGGTGCGTCGAGGCGGTCCCGCGCGGACGGGTGACCACCTACGGCGCCATCGGGGACGTCGTCGGCTCGGGCCCGCGCCTGGTCGGCCGGGCGCTGGCTGCGTCCGGGGACGGCGTGCCGTGGTGGCGGGTGGTCCGCGCCGACGGCTCCCTGCCGCCGAGCCACGGCCCACGGGCGCGCGAGGCGTACGCGGCCGAGGGCACCCCGGTGCGGCCCTCGGGCCGGGTGGCGGTCGCCGATGCCTTCTGGCAGCCCACTCCGCCACGGCCTCCGGTTGTGTCGGCGGTCGATGATGAAGTGGGTCCGTGA
- a CDS encoding SDR family oxidoreductase, which translates to MAESIAPTPPPSAPGLAVVTGGTAGIGLAFAERLAARGHDLLLVARDTARLEETAQRLRAAHGVEVDVLALDLSSRSDLAVLEARVADPVEPVALLVNNAGFGLKMPLLDNDVEAEQQMLDVLVTAVMRLTHAALGAMVARGSGRIVNVSSVAGYLPRGTYGAAKAYVTALSEWADLTYGRPTDGAVQVMALCPGFVRTEFHERMDVGRDAVPSFLWLDVDDLVDGALRDLDAGRRLSVPSRRYKALSTLARHTPWGLLGGLQSMGRK; encoded by the coding sequence ATGGCCGAGTCGATCGCTCCCACCCCGCCCCCGTCCGCCCCGGGCCTCGCCGTCGTCACCGGAGGCACCGCCGGCATCGGTCTGGCCTTCGCCGAGCGCCTCGCCGCCCGCGGCCACGACCTGCTGCTGGTCGCACGCGACACCGCCCGGCTGGAGGAGACGGCGCAGCGCCTGCGCGCCGCGCACGGGGTCGAGGTGGACGTGCTGGCGCTCGACCTCTCCTCGCGCAGTGACCTCGCGGTGCTCGAGGCGCGCGTGGCGGACCCGGTGGAGCCGGTCGCCCTGCTGGTCAACAACGCCGGCTTCGGACTGAAGATGCCGCTGCTCGACAACGACGTGGAGGCCGAGCAGCAGATGCTCGACGTGCTGGTGACCGCGGTGATGCGCCTGACCCACGCGGCTCTCGGGGCGATGGTCGCCCGCGGGTCAGGGCGAATCGTCAACGTCTCCAGCGTGGCGGGCTACCTGCCGCGGGGCACCTACGGGGCGGCCAAGGCGTACGTCACGGCGCTCAGTGAGTGGGCCGACCTCACCTACGGCAGGCCGACCGACGGTGCGGTGCAGGTGATGGCGCTGTGCCCCGGCTTCGTACGCACCGAGTTCCACGAGCGCATGGACGTGGGGCGCGACGCCGTACCGTCCTTCCTCTGGCTCGACGTCGACGACCTCGTCGACGGGGCGTTGCGGGACCTCGACGCCGGCAGGCGCCTGTCGGTGCCGAGCCGCCGCTACAAGGCGCTCTCGACGCTGGCGCGGCACACGCCGTGGGGACTGCTCGGCGGGCTGCAGTCGATGGGACGGAAGTAG
- a CDS encoding ferritin-like domain-containing protein: MPAGAPDDDRDLSPEYTQAVVDLLGAIAYGEISAFERLAEDSQLAPSLTDKLTMATMASAQLSHVEGLRARIEELDADLLAAMAPFQESIDRFHEHTAPRDWFEGLVKAYVGDQLAADFFREIAELLDPRTRHVIIASLADIGQTDFIIDRVNRAIAADHRLGGRLALWGRRLMGEALIQAQQVAAERDSLTALLTGGADGRPGMDLAEIGRMFTRLTDRHARRMDRLGLES, from the coding sequence ATGCCGGCGGGCGCCCCGGACGACGACCGCGACCTCTCGCCGGAGTACACCCAGGCCGTCGTGGACCTGCTCGGTGCCATCGCCTACGGCGAGATCAGTGCCTTCGAGCGGCTCGCCGAGGACAGCCAGCTCGCCCCCTCCCTCACCGACAAGCTCACGATGGCGACGATGGCGTCGGCGCAGCTCTCGCACGTCGAGGGCCTGCGTGCCCGCATCGAGGAGCTCGACGCCGACCTGCTCGCGGCCATGGCCCCGTTCCAGGAGTCCATCGACAGGTTCCACGAGCACACCGCCCCGCGTGACTGGTTCGAGGGACTGGTCAAGGCCTACGTCGGCGACCAGCTCGCTGCCGACTTCTTTCGCGAGATCGCCGAGCTGCTGGACCCGCGGACGCGCCACGTCATCATCGCGTCCCTGGCCGACATCGGGCAGACCGACTTCATCATCGACCGCGTCAACCGGGCCATCGCCGCCGACCACCGTCTCGGTGGACGCCTCGCCCTGTGGGGTCGCCGCCTCATGGGGGAGGCGCTCATCCAGGCCCAACAGGTCGCCGCCGAACGCGACAGCCTCACGGCCCTGCTCACCGGGGGAGCGGACGGGCGCCCCGGCATGGACCTCGCCGAGATCGGGCGCATGTTCACCCGGCTGACCGACCGGCACGCCCGGCGCATGGACAGGCTGGGGCTGGAGAGCTGA
- a CDS encoding ATP-dependent helicase encodes MTTYRLLATAASAATPPPLDQDQRAVVAHTDGPLLVLAGPGTGKTTTLVEAITARLEEGVDPAAVLALTFSRKAATELRDRVTARSARTVATVPSQTFHSFALSLLRRYAPAGLYAGPLRLLTAPEADVVMRELLTGSPVRWPAGLRTALGTRGFAHEVATVISRAREKGMDPYALHDLASRHGASELQAAALFMEEYLTNLDSQGATDYADLVRRAVLEAQTHREELRAEFGHVYVDEYQDTDPGQVALLRAIAGDGRHLVAVGDPHQSIYGFRGAEVRGILDFPEQFPDRAGAQAPVVVLGTTRRFGHNIATATARVAAGIGLRGSIPRAQRERFASPTVLGDGDGDGDRGRVEVLTYDTERAEAEHVADLLRRAHLEHGVPWSRMAVLARSGRGQLPSLRRSLAAAGVPVDVAGDELALGEEPAVAALLTALGVVDLLRNGEEVPVDSAAELLRGPLADLDASDVRRLARALRAQARADGRPPPPSATALRDALVAPDRLDPLVSSGGPDAQVARAFARLAHRLRDTADGLRAGGTAETALWALWDGTGWPERLRRATERPGSTARQAHRDLDAVCALFDSAGRAVDDEGHKSVRAFLDTVRAQQIPAGTLAEADTRDDAVRLLTAHRSKGLEWDLVVVCHVQEEVWPDLRRRATLLQPDRLGVEADGRPRWQPPTTRREALAEERRLFYVACTRARRRLVVTAVASTDDDGEQPSRFLAELGTHVTHRRGRPSRPLALSGLVAELRRVVGDPSRSPALRDAAARRLALLAATRHESGRPVAPHADPAAWWGLREHSRAEQPVRETEAPLRLSASALAALRTCPAKWFLEREAGGASLNSAAQGFGNLVHLLAEQVATGELDVGPEDSEALMEHVDRVWAQIAFRTPWSSTREREAVREVLGRFLRHHHRPDARTTSGVEQAFEVPVELPDGERVVLRGFADRLELDAQGRVWVVDLKTTKRTLTKAELAEDPQLGVYQLAAAHGAFAAPGAGAGEGGVDVGGAELWQLRHAVRGALKVQTMEPQEPDEAGVTTVQQQLMDASRVLRSEEFVARPGGHCDHCPFQTQCPAHTTGTVLS; translated from the coding sequence GTGACCACCTACCGCCTGCTGGCGACCGCGGCGAGCGCCGCGACGCCACCGCCCCTGGACCAGGACCAGCGCGCCGTCGTGGCCCATACCGACGGACCGCTGCTGGTGCTGGCCGGCCCCGGCACGGGCAAGACGACGACGCTGGTCGAGGCCATCACGGCGCGGCTCGAGGAAGGCGTCGACCCCGCGGCGGTCCTCGCCCTGACCTTCAGCCGCAAGGCGGCGACGGAGCTGCGCGACCGCGTCACGGCGCGGTCCGCGCGCACGGTCGCGACGGTCCCGTCCCAGACGTTCCACTCCTTCGCGCTGAGCCTGCTGCGGCGCTACGCCCCGGCCGGGCTGTACGCGGGACCGCTCCGGCTGCTGACCGCTCCCGAGGCCGACGTCGTGATGCGCGAGCTGCTGACCGGCTCCCCGGTCCGGTGGCCGGCCGGTCTGCGCACGGCGCTCGGCACGCGCGGCTTCGCCCACGAGGTCGCCACGGTGATCTCACGGGCGCGGGAGAAGGGCATGGATCCGTACGCGCTGCACGACCTCGCCTCCCGGCACGGGGCTTCTGAGCTGCAGGCCGCGGCGCTGTTCATGGAGGAGTACCTCACCAACCTCGACTCCCAGGGCGCCACCGACTACGCAGACCTCGTCCGCCGCGCCGTCCTGGAGGCGCAGACCCACCGCGAGGAGCTGCGAGCCGAGTTCGGTCATGTCTATGTCGACGAGTACCAGGACACCGACCCCGGCCAGGTGGCGCTGCTGCGGGCCATCGCCGGCGACGGTCGGCACCTCGTCGCCGTGGGCGACCCGCACCAGTCGATCTACGGGTTCCGCGGCGCCGAGGTGCGCGGCATCCTGGACTTCCCCGAGCAGTTCCCCGACCGCGCGGGCGCGCAGGCGCCGGTGGTGGTGCTCGGCACGACCCGCCGCTTCGGGCACAACATCGCCACGGCGACCGCGCGGGTGGCCGCGGGTATCGGCCTGCGCGGCAGCATCCCCCGGGCGCAGCGTGAGCGCTTCGCCTCGCCCACCGTGCTCGGCGACGGCGACGGCGACGGCGACCGGGGACGGGTGGAGGTGCTGACCTACGACACCGAGCGGGCCGAGGCCGAGCACGTGGCCGACCTCCTGCGCCGTGCCCACCTCGAGCACGGGGTGCCCTGGTCGCGCATGGCGGTGCTCGCGCGGTCCGGCCGAGGTCAGCTGCCCTCCCTGCGACGGTCGTTGGCGGCCGCCGGAGTCCCGGTGGACGTGGCCGGTGACGAGCTGGCGCTGGGGGAGGAGCCGGCCGTGGCGGCGCTCCTCACCGCGCTCGGCGTGGTCGACCTGCTGCGCAACGGGGAGGAGGTGCCGGTCGACAGCGCCGCCGAGCTCCTGCGGGGGCCGCTCGCCGACCTCGACGCCTCCGACGTCCGGCGGCTCGCGCGGGCGCTGCGTGCTCAGGCGCGGGCCGACGGCCGACCTCCGCCGCCGTCGGCGACGGCGCTGCGCGACGCCCTGGTCGCGCCGGACAGGCTCGACCCGCTGGTGTCCTCAGGCGGGCCCGACGCCCAGGTCGCCCGCGCCTTCGCACGGCTGGCGCATCGGCTGCGCGACACCGCCGACGGGCTGCGCGCCGGGGGCACCGCGGAGACCGCCCTGTGGGCCCTGTGGGACGGCACCGGGTGGCCCGAGCGGCTGCGCCGGGCCACGGAGCGCCCGGGCAGCACCGCCCGCCAGGCCCACCGTGACCTCGACGCCGTCTGCGCGCTCTTCGACAGCGCGGGACGCGCGGTCGACGACGAGGGACACAAGAGTGTGCGCGCCTTCCTCGACACCGTCAGGGCCCAGCAGATCCCGGCCGGCACCCTCGCGGAGGCCGACACCCGCGACGACGCGGTGCGGCTGCTCACCGCTCACCGCTCCAAGGGGCTGGAGTGGGACCTGGTCGTGGTCTGCCACGTGCAGGAGGAGGTCTGGCCCGACTTGAGACGTCGCGCGACGCTGCTGCAGCCGGACCGACTGGGTGTCGAGGCCGACGGCCGGCCGCGCTGGCAGCCGCCGACGACACGGCGCGAAGCGCTGGCGGAGGAGCGGCGGCTGTTCTACGTGGCCTGCACGCGGGCCCGCCGTCGCCTCGTGGTCACCGCTGTCGCGAGCACGGACGACGACGGCGAGCAGCCGTCGAGGTTCCTCGCCGAGCTGGGCACCCATGTGACCCACCGTCGCGGGAGGCCCTCGCGGCCACTGGCCCTCAGCGGGCTGGTCGCGGAGCTGCGACGCGTCGTCGGCGACCCGAGCCGGTCTCCGGCGTTGCGCGACGCCGCGGCGAGACGACTCGCTCTGCTGGCGGCGACGCGGCACGAGTCCGGTCGACCGGTCGCGCCGCACGCCGACCCGGCGGCCTGGTGGGGCCTGCGGGAGCACAGCCGCGCCGAGCAGCCCGTCCGTGAGACCGAGGCGCCGCTCCGTCTCTCGGCCAGCGCCCTGGCGGCGCTGCGCACCTGCCCGGCGAAGTGGTTCCTGGAGCGGGAGGCCGGCGGCGCGTCGCTGAACAGCGCGGCCCAGGGCTTCGGCAACCTCGTGCACCTGCTCGCGGAGCAGGTCGCCACGGGGGAGCTCGACGTCGGGCCGGAGGACAGCGAGGCCCTCATGGAGCACGTCGACAGGGTCTGGGCGCAGATCGCCTTCCGCACCCCGTGGTCGAGCACCCGGGAGCGCGAGGCCGTCCGTGAGGTCCTGGGCCGGTTCCTGCGGCACCACCACCGGCCGGACGCGCGCACGACCAGCGGCGTCGAGCAGGCCTTCGAGGTCCCTGTCGAGCTGCCGGACGGCGAACGCGTGGTGCTGCGCGGATTCGCCGACCGCCTGGAGCTCGACGCGCAGGGCCGGGTCTGGGTCGTCGACCTCAAGACGACCAAGCGCACCCTCACCAAGGCCGAGCTCGCGGAGGACCCCCAGCTGGGCGTCTACCAGCTGGCCGCCGCGCACGGCGCCTTCGCTGCTCCCGGGGCCGGGGCGGGAGAAGGCGGCGTCGACGTGGGCGGCGCCGAGCTGTGGCAGCTGAGGCACGCCGTCCGCGGCGCCCTGAAGGTGCAGACCATGGAGCCGCAGGAGCCGGACGAGGCCGGCGTCACCACCGTCCAGCAGCAGCTCATGGATGCGTCACGAGTGCTCCGCAGCGAGGAGTTCGTCGCGAGGCCCGGCGGCCACTGCGACCACTGCCCCTTCCAGACGCAGTGCCCGGCGCACACGACCGGGACGGTGCTGTCGTGA
- a CDS encoding TetR/AcrR family transcriptional regulator, which translates to MRLPRRARRAQLLGSAMEVFTAQGYHAAAMDDVADAAGVSKPVLYQHFPGKLDLYLALLDTACETVIDQVRRALESTEDNKQRVAATLAAFYDFVAHDSGAFRLVFESDVTSEPAVRQRVDHVTDECADLITRVIAADTGLTQDQSTLLAVSLVGMAQVSARYWLDGSDIDRQEAAGLVAGLAWRGIGGYPRTEDAG; encoded by the coding sequence ATGCGCCTCCCCCGGCGGGCCCGCCGTGCCCAGCTGCTCGGCTCGGCGATGGAGGTCTTCACCGCGCAGGGCTACCACGCCGCCGCGATGGACGACGTCGCCGACGCCGCAGGCGTGTCCAAGCCCGTGCTCTACCAGCACTTCCCGGGCAAGCTCGACCTGTACCTGGCGCTGCTGGACACCGCCTGCGAGACCGTCATCGACCAGGTGCGTCGCGCCCTGGAGTCCACCGAGGACAACAAGCAGCGCGTGGCCGCGACGCTGGCGGCCTTCTACGACTTCGTCGCCCACGACTCCGGGGCCTTCCGTCTCGTCTTCGAGTCCGACGTCACCTCCGAGCCCGCCGTACGCCAGCGGGTGGACCACGTCACCGACGAGTGCGCGGACCTGATCACTCGCGTGATCGCCGCCGACACCGGCCTGACCCAGGACCAGTCGACGCTCCTCGCGGTGTCCCTGGTAGGCATGGCGCAGGTCAGCGCGCGCTACTGGCTGGACGGCTCCGACATCGATCGCCAGGAGGCCGCCGGGCTCGTGGCGGGTCTGGCCTGGCGCGGCATCGGCGGATACCCCCGCACCGAGGACGCGGGCTGA
- a CDS encoding DEAD/DEAH box helicase has product MTLSIALEGTDLIGQARTGTGKTLAFGIPLIQRATPPSDPAYAEKVTPGKPQALVVAPTRELALQVHGDLTLASADIGHRVLSIYGGTPFEPQLDALQTGVEIVVGTPGRLLDLANRKALDLGHVRTLVLDEADEMLDLGFLPDVERLLALTPKARQTMLFSATMPSAIVSLARTHMRQAMNIRAESVTENQTVPKTTQYVYQAHDLDKPEMIGRLLQSPESAKTIIFTRTKRQAQRIADDLADRGFPASPLHGDMAQTAREKALKRFRDDELRVLVATDVAARGIDVAGVSHVINYTSPEDDKTYVHRIGRTGRAGKTGVAITLVDWADVHRWKMINKALDLPFDEPVETYSSSENFLADHDIPAGTKGRIKDPSPQPKREDSRGGSRGSAGGSGSRSGGGRNRTRTRGGQSGDGAASGGGEASNGQGGQGGQGGQGGSSSSRNRRRRRSRGGKPVETPQGSQGGQSSQAATEG; this is encoded by the coding sequence ATGACCCTCTCGATCGCGCTGGAGGGCACCGACCTCATCGGTCAGGCTCGTACGGGCACCGGCAAGACGTTGGCGTTCGGCATCCCGCTGATCCAGCGGGCGACGCCGCCGAGCGACCCCGCGTACGCCGAGAAGGTGACGCCGGGCAAGCCGCAGGCGCTCGTCGTGGCGCCCACGCGTGAGCTCGCCCTGCAGGTGCACGGCGACCTCACGCTGGCGAGCGCTGACATCGGCCACCGGGTGCTCAGCATCTACGGCGGCACGCCCTTCGAGCCGCAGCTGGACGCGCTGCAGACCGGCGTCGAGATCGTCGTCGGCACCCCGGGCCGTCTGCTGGACCTGGCCAACCGCAAGGCGCTGGACCTCGGCCACGTCCGCACCCTGGTGCTCGACGAGGCCGACGAGATGCTCGACCTGGGCTTCCTGCCCGACGTGGAGCGGCTGCTCGCGCTGACGCCGAAGGCGCGCCAGACGATGCTGTTCAGCGCGACGATGCCCTCGGCGATCGTGTCGCTGGCCCGCACCCACATGCGGCAGGCGATGAACATCCGTGCCGAGTCGGTGACGGAGAACCAAACGGTCCCGAAGACGACGCAGTACGTCTACCAGGCCCACGACCTGGACAAGCCCGAGATGATCGGTCGGCTGCTGCAGTCGCCGGAGTCGGCGAAGACGATCATCTTCACGCGTACGAAGCGGCAGGCGCAGCGCATCGCCGACGACCTCGCCGACCGCGGCTTCCCCGCCTCGCCGCTGCACGGCGACATGGCGCAGACGGCGCGTGAGAAGGCGCTGAAGCGGTTCCGCGACGACGAGCTGCGGGTGCTGGTGGCCACCGACGTCGCCGCCCGCGGCATCGACGTCGCCGGGGTCAGCCACGTCATCAACTACACCAGTCCCGAGGACGACAAGACCTACGTGCACCGCATCGGGCGTACGGGTCGCGCCGGCAAGACCGGTGTCGCCATCACGCTCGTGGACTGGGCGGACGTGCACCGCTGGAAGATGATCAACAAGGCTCTCGACCTGCCCTTCGACGAGCCTGTCGAGACCTACTCCTCGAGCGAGAACTTCCTCGCCGACCACGACATCCCCGCCGGCACGAAGGGTCGCATCAAGGACCCCTCGCCGCAGCCGAAGCGCGAGGACTCCCGCGGTGGCTCGCGTGGCTCGGCCGGCGGATCGGGCTCCCGCTCCGGCGGCGGGCGCAACCGCACGCGTACGCGGGGCGGCCAGTCCGGTGACGGGGCCGCCTCCGGTGGCGGCGAGGCCTCGAACGGTCAGGGCGGTCAGGGCGGCCAGGGCGGTCAGGGCGGGTCGTCGAGCAGCCGCAACCGGCGTCGTCGGCGCAGCCGCGGCGGCAAGCCGGTCGAGACGCCCCAGGGCAGCCAGGGCGGCCAGAGCAGCCAGGCTGCGACCGAGGGGTAG
- a CDS encoding L,D-transpeptidase — protein MVVPEAVRTRPRVRYARISALVSSVAATAVATLGPLGVVDSATLAPTAAEAAEPAEPAGPPAPQAEPSRGAAVLSAAESTPYDAPIPTPSVEPVPEAPLPADSGEGRRAVFSESQQRVWLVGRGGEVRRTYPVSGSIYDNLDPGSYEVFSRSEQAYGIDDSGEMRFFVRFTVGDNAAIGFHSIPTKDGRRLQTRAELGTPTSHGCIRQALPDAKAMWRFAQLGDAVVVVA, from the coding sequence ATGGTCGTCCCCGAGGCCGTACGCACCAGGCCGCGGGTGCGGTACGCCCGGATCTCCGCGCTCGTCTCCTCCGTCGCCGCGACCGCCGTCGCGACGCTCGGACCTCTCGGCGTGGTCGACTCCGCCACCCTCGCACCGACGGCCGCCGAGGCCGCCGAGCCCGCCGAGCCCGCCGGTCCTCCCGCGCCGCAGGCCGAGCCGTCCCGTGGTGCGGCCGTGCTGAGCGCCGCCGAGAGCACGCCCTACGACGCGCCGATCCCCACCCCGTCGGTCGAGCCCGTCCCCGAGGCGCCGCTGCCCGCAGACTCCGGCGAGGGCCGCCGAGCCGTCTTCTCCGAGTCCCAGCAGCGGGTGTGGCTCGTGGGCCGCGGCGGCGAGGTCAGGCGCACGTACCCGGTCTCCGGGTCGATCTACGACAACCTGGACCCCGGCTCGTACGAGGTGTTCTCCCGGTCCGAGCAGGCCTACGGCATCGACGACTCCGGTGAGATGAGGTTCTTCGTCCGCTTCACCGTCGGCGACAACGCCGCCATCGGCTTCCACTCCATCCCGACCAAGGACGGGCGGCGCCTGCAGACGCGCGCCGAGCTGGGCACGCCCACCTCCCACGGCTGCATCCGGCAGGCGCTGCCGGACGCCAAGGCCATGTGGCGGTTCGCCCAGCTCGGCGACGCGGTCGTCGTCGTCGCCTGA